Sequence from the Mytilus galloprovincialis chromosome 10, xbMytGall1.hap1.1, whole genome shotgun sequence genome:
TTCTTAGACAATACTGAAAACAAGGTCATTATATTCCTAAGCAATAATGGAAACAATGTCATATTACACAACAAAGACATATCGAATCAGAAAATGAAAGAACGACACATCAACATTTATGAATGGGTTTTGAAGCCCAGAGAAGACCAGCTAATTGTCATTTGAAGAGGTATGAAGTCTACCGTTTTAAGATATTTGACATGAAAAATGTCCGGAGCATGACATAACCATTCATCTAAGCACAACCAATTAAAACGTGTAATCATTTGAGCAATCCTGTTTTTGATATTtatctaaaacaaatattttaaggcTCACCAtttaattttcacaaattttaGCCCAGAATGAAATTAAATCAAAACCTGCTCGTAAAATGCaagtttgtttaattttgtattaCTGTCTAAACAAGTTTGTGTTAAATAAGTATGCAAATTCACGCATTTGTCCTTATTGAAGTTTATGTTATTGTTATGATGTAAACAAAACCTGTATAAGATATGCCACATACCTAAGATATGATAAATCAGAGTATATGTGAAGTGGAAGGggatttttcttaaacattttatctaTGTACGgattaatttaatttgtttatcatgttaatCTCATTTATTCAATAGGACAAACGGATATGCCACATTTGAATAACTTTGTAGTCTTATCTTAAACTAGAGGAGAATCGTAATGAGGTTTGCTGACCAATCAAATTGAGTCTTATTGAAAGCCTTAAGATAAACTCTGTCAAAACATTCAACACATAGAAACCACATTATGAACTATACAAATCACAGCAATAAACGCATCCAAACAGTAGCAGATACCAGAAACTTAAATGATGTTGATATATTGACATTTCTATggaccaattttatttttattgttttaattggaAATGatgaatttcatgaaatttaaccagttatttcttttcttctttggGATATTGCACGTGCTGCGATCTGAAAATTATGAGATGTGGGAACCAAAGCATGCTAATCGGTCAAATTATATGAGATGTCCAAAGAGTTTGTGTACAATAGATCCATTGATAACTACCTGGACTAGAGAGGAATGCTGTGTCTGTAATGCAAGGCCAAAGTGGGAGGTACCATCGGATAATACTGTAAAGTTACAAGTTGAATATATCCGAAGAAATGGGAAAACAGAAATAATagacaataatattaaaaacgaTTACTTGAGTGTACACCATAGCCATGGATTTCTGACAAAACTTCCGATAAATATTTGCAAGTTTTCAAATATAGTTACAATTGATATGGAATATAATGAAATAAGCGAAATAGGCAACATTTCTTGTTTACTTTTTCTGGATACTCTAAACCTTAGCTATAATAGGATTCATAACATTGGAAACGATACTTTTCACGGATTGTCATATTTGCGGGTTTTAAATGTAGCTCACAATGGCTTGAAAACATTGGAACCGGCTGCCATTACTAGATCTGATCTGCAAATATTCCATGTTGACATTTCCCATAACAACTTGAAGACAGTTGAATTCAGCAACATGATTTCTGTAACAGATTTTTGTACAATTGATTTCACAtctaataaaattaaagaaattgttaacacaaataatttcaaaattgaccGAAACAAGATTTATCATGGCGGTTCTGTTAAACTAACCGGAAATAGTTTCTCAAAGTTCATAGACTTCGAAAAGTTAGGAATTTCAGAAATTTCAATTCTAGGAAAAGTGTTTGACTACGGTTTCATTATGCCTGATACAAAATGGAATTGTGACTGTCATATTGAACCATTTCTAGAACTTGCAAAGAAGGTCATTAAAAACGTCTGGAAGGACTATTTCAATATGTCATGCTGGAATCCTCCAGAATATCGCGGGAAGATAATCACCGATATTGTTAAAGATGACGATCTCGACATATTAATTTGCAATTTGACAAATAAAGACAAATGTCCGAAAAACTGTTACTGTTTTTATCAACCCAAAGAAAAACGAACTGTTGTAAATTGCACAAGTGCTGAATTGATACAGCTTCCATTATATGTACCAGAAGGTAAAAACCTCACACTCATATTGAAAAACAATAgtattgaaaattttgaaaatagaacGTATTTGGGAAACATATCAATACTGGATATGTCtaataacaaattacaaagaaTCAATCCTGGTTCCTTATCTAATTTACATCAAGACATCTCCCTTAATCTGGCGGGAAATAAATTAACAACTTTGCCGCGGGAAGTTCAAACATTAAATCCTTGTAGAACACGGTTCGGAAGAGTGACCATATATTGTAATTGTGAAAATATGTGGATTAAGGACTGGATCACGAATAGAAAAGTACAGCAGTGTAGAAACATAAGCGAGTACTTATGTAGAATAAATAATGACATAATACCAGCCGAGGAAGTATCATTTGATAATATGTGTAAAACACAAACTTCATATACTTTACTTATAGTTTTAAGCGTTTTATCGACATTGATCGTTgttgttttaagttttttattcGTGTTTAGGTATGAATGTCTACTACTAAAAAGAAAATGGTTTGCTAAAAAATCGGGTGATGATCTGTGTACTCCAACATATGATgcttttatatcttttaatgaaGAAAATGATAAACTGCGTCAATGGATTTTAAAATTCCTAACACATGAGCTCGAGGTAGCCGGATATCGCATTTTTGTACCGTGTCGCGATTTAATTCCAGGGACAATCAAAGAAGAAcaacttttgaaaaatataacaaaaagcaGATCGTACATTATTTTTCTATGTGACAGATATAAGATAGGTGGCGATCAATGGATAGACATGGAATGGAAATATATTTGGcatcattttaaaactaatttgGATCGTAATATTCTCGTTATTAATTATGACTATGTTAACACATATGTTAATATCGATCCAAGACTACGAGCTTTTGTACGTCTCGGTTATGATATCGATTTCTCGAACAGAAACAATAAGTTTATTAGAAAATTAAAGAAACGTTTAGGGTCGCCGTTAATATCACCCCTTGACACCAGGAGctttataaattttacaaatttagaaTTTGTGCATCGTCGCTTAGGTCTTAATAATGGTAACACTAGTAACAAAACAAACATGGAACAATTCGT
This genomic interval carries:
- the LOC143048021 gene encoding protein toll-like — protein: MMNFMKFNQLFLFFFGILHVLRSENYEMWEPKHANRSNYMRCPKSLCTIDPLITTWTREECCVCNARPKWEVPSDNTVKLQVEYIRRNGKTEIIDNNIKNDYLSVHHSHGFLTKLPINICKFSNIVTIDMEYNEISEIGNISCLLFLDTLNLSYNRIHNIGNDTFHGLSYLRVLNVAHNGLKTLEPAAITRSDLQIFHVDISHNNLKTVEFSNMISVTDFCTIDFTSNKIKEIVNTNNFKIDRNKIYHGGSVKLTGNSFSKFIDFEKLGISEISILGKVFDYGFIMPDTKWNCDCHIEPFLELAKKVIKNVWKDYFNMSCWNPPEYRGKIITDIVKDDDLDILICNLTNKDKCPKNCYCFYQPKEKRTVVNCTSAELIQLPLYVPEGKNLTLILKNNSIENFENRTYLGNISILDMSNNKLQRINPGSLSNLHQDISLNLAGNKLTTLPREVQTLNPCRTRFGRVTIYCNCENMWIKDWITNRKVQQCRNISEYLCRINNDIIPAEEVSFDNMCKTQTSYTLLIVLSVLSTLIVVVLSFLFVFRYECLLLKRKWFAKKSGDDLCTPTYDAFISFNEENDKLRQWILKFLTHELEVAGYRIFVPCRDLIPGTIKEEQLLKNITKSRSYIIFLCDRYKIGGDQWIDMEWKYIWHHFKTNLDRNILVINYDYVNTYVNIDPRLRAFVRLGYDIDFSNRNNKFIRKLKKRLGSPLISPLDTRSFINFTNLEFVHRRLGLNNGNTSNKTNMEQFVLPGAVGDE